One part of the Deinococcus aquaedulcis genome encodes these proteins:
- a CDS encoding type IV secretory system conjugative DNA transfer family protein codes for MIISYPLFFLRLLLIWLSFAVAIYAALYVSGSNALPLYGAALALFAGTLWWFDKKDAYFKSMYNAHWATKEEIAGMFVKTFTGREVFLGYAYGQPIVLRSGLAGKKELGHVLIVGPSRAGKGLNATANLLNWTGSTVVVDIKGEFYQNTSGYRQQVMGQDVYVLNPSSGAQTSRFDPFLERDTDEQLLASATAILNPDADGSNSAFARRAAFALFAMMKTSKLLDEPVMPFIRDCLSLGCKECMTMLDNATDDPGVKRNLTFFLGTSPALYDWDGFAGDKFLNNSWMNLISKLMYMLSDGVIDMTLQSDFKATDLLKKPTSLYMVFRESDLKYTVHAFSSVLLSIIESIIKYYDLHPDEPTTPILFIFDEAGRITVPELPELTSTVAGRGMVCMIYVQALAQLETTYQTTGSDTIKANTHTKIYFAPKDAETAKYISDNGGKYMAEVQTHGTGGEKETDSTGLMARELITVDQALQLGMGQTIIHSNEFPYIAGYRMEPFTLPQFKKAQTLPPAKVVKREVEKPKTSASAKRTPPPPVEGQVEPGQKAQEAGASAPKDQQGGETEGANIPFTPPPNEAARKKLKDLEQPAASLKLEDDTSEMPKPLPMETEEVPEADVQAFFLNINRLQDEE; via the coding sequence ATGATCATCTCCTACCCGCTGTTCTTCCTGCGGCTGCTCTTGATCTGGCTGTCGTTCGCGGTGGCGATCTATGCGGCGCTGTACGTCTCGGGCTCGAATGCACTGCCCCTGTACGGCGCGGCGCTCGCTCTCTTCGCCGGTACGCTCTGGTGGTTCGACAAGAAGGATGCCTACTTCAAGTCGATGTACAACGCCCACTGGGCCACGAAAGAAGAGATTGCCGGGATGTTCGTCAAGACGTTCACGGGTCGTGAGGTTTTCCTGGGATATGCCTACGGACAGCCGATCGTGCTGCGTTCCGGACTGGCCGGCAAGAAGGAGCTGGGGCACGTCCTGATCGTGGGCCCGTCACGTGCCGGTAAGGGTCTGAACGCCACGGCGAACCTGCTGAACTGGACGGGCAGTACCGTGGTGGTGGACATCAAAGGCGAGTTCTACCAGAACACGTCCGGGTACCGGCAGCAGGTGATGGGCCAGGACGTGTATGTGCTCAACCCCAGCAGTGGCGCGCAGACCAGCCGCTTTGACCCGTTCCTGGAACGCGACACGGACGAGCAGCTGCTGGCCAGTGCCACCGCGATCCTGAATCCAGATGCGGACGGCAGTAACTCGGCCTTTGCCCGTCGAGCGGCGTTTGCGCTGTTCGCCATGATGAAAACGTCCAAGCTGCTTGATGAGCCGGTCATGCCGTTCATCCGGGATTGCCTGAGCCTGGGCTGCAAAGAGTGCATGACGATGCTGGACAACGCCACCGACGATCCCGGCGTGAAACGCAACCTGACCTTCTTCCTGGGCACGTCCCCCGCGCTCTATGACTGGGACGGCTTTGCGGGCGACAAGTTCCTGAACAACTCGTGGATGAACCTGATCTCGAAGCTGATGTACATGCTCAGTGATGGCGTCATTGACATGACCCTGCAGAGTGACTTCAAAGCCACGGACCTGCTGAAGAAGCCTACGAGCCTGTACATGGTGTTCCGCGAGTCGGACCTGAAGTACACCGTGCACGCGTTTTCCAGTGTCCTGCTGAGCATCATTGAGTCGATCATCAAGTATTACGACCTGCACCCGGACGAGCCCACCACCCCGATCCTGTTCATCTTCGACGAGGCGGGCCGCATCACGGTTCCGGAACTGCCGGAACTCACGAGTACCGTGGCGGGACGCGGGATGGTCTGCATGATCTACGTGCAGGCGCTGGCCCAGCTCGAAACGACGTACCAGACGACCGGCAGCGACACCATCAAGGCGAACACGCACACCAAGATCTACTTCGCGCCGAAAGACGCGGAAACCGCAAAGTACATCAGCGACAACGGCGGCAAGTACATGGCCGAAGTGCAAACGCACGGAACAGGCGGGGAGAAGGAGACGGACAGCACGGGCCTGATGGCGCGGGAACTGATCACCGTGGACCAGGCACTGCAGCTGGGCATGGGGCAGACGATCATTCACAGCAACGAGTTCCCGTACATCGCGGGGTACCGCATGGAACCATTCACGCTGCCGCAGTTCAAGAAGGCGCAGACCCTACCCCCAGCGAAAGTGGTGAAGCGGGAGGTGGAGAAGCCGAAGACCAGCGCCTCGGCAAAGCGCACGCCGCCACCCCCAGTGGAAGGGCAGGTGGAGCCTGGACAGAAGGCACAGGAAGCAGGAGCATCTGCGCCAAAAGATCAACAGGGAGGGGAGACGGAGGGGGCCAACATTCCCTTCACGCCACCCCCCAACGAGGCCGCGCGAAAGAAGCTCAAGGACCTGGAGCAGCCTGCTGCATCTCTAAAGCTGGAGGACGACACCAGCGAAATGCCCAAGCCGTTGCCTATGGAGACAGAAGAGGTGCCAGAAGCAGACGTGCAGGCCTTTTTCCTGAACATCAACCGGCTGCAGGACGAGGAGTAG
- a CDS encoding BlaI/MecI/CopY family transcriptional regulator codes for MARPPHPGPTDRELTLLKLLWQHGPSTVRQLHQRFPNRPKPAYTSLQTNLQGMLDKGYLTSQTDQHAHIYAAALTQADVEQRAVHDLIRRVFDGSALRLFTTALNSEQASPEELRRLQMLLDEQVSDD; via the coding sequence ATGGCTCGTCCCCCGCATCCTGGCCCTACCGACCGCGAACTCACGCTCCTGAAACTCCTCTGGCAGCATGGCCCCAGCACGGTCCGGCAGCTCCATCAGCGCTTCCCCAACCGTCCCAAGCCGGCGTACACGTCCCTGCAAACCAACCTGCAAGGCATGCTGGACAAGGGCTACCTCACCTCCCAGACCGACCAGCACGCCCACATCTACGCCGCCGCCCTCACCCAAGCCGACGTCGAACAGCGCGCCGTCCACGACCTTATCCGACGTGTCTTCGACGGCTCGGCTCTCCGCCTCTTCACCACAGCCCTCAACAGCGAGCAGGCCTCACCCGAAGAACTTCGCCGCCTCCAGATGCTCTTAGACGAACAGGTCAGCGATGACTGA
- a CDS encoding N-acetylmuramoyl-L-alanine amidase family protein: MPRIPFLLLAGVPFALVAVLPPVALAGSGSPRGIVVLDPGHGGEDAGVVGYAVEKDVTLLLAQQIRRDLTRAGVQVIMTREGDQGLSVLERVRLAVSPANLFLSLHADAAEDETQRGISAYVAAQDASPQQKVSRAFATRLLADITRNTGAPSRGVKEMEYTVLTKAKVPAVLLNVGFATNAGDGGRLTNPADQQRLSASVVRAIQATLQSP, translated from the coding sequence ATGCCCCGCATCCCCTTCCTCTTGCTTGCTGGTGTCCCTTTCGCGCTCGTGGCCGTGCTGCCTCCTGTGGCGCTGGCTGGCTCCGGTAGCCCGCGTGGCATCGTGGTCTTGGATCCAGGACACGGGGGCGAGGATGCCGGTGTGGTCGGGTATGCCGTGGAAAAAGACGTCACCCTCCTGCTGGCCCAGCAGATTCGCCGTGATCTGACCCGGGCCGGTGTGCAGGTGATCATGACCCGGGAAGGCGATCAGGGCCTGAGCGTGCTTGAGCGTGTTCGGTTGGCCGTCAGTCCAGCGAACCTGTTTCTGTCCTTGCACGCGGACGCCGCTGAGGATGAGACGCAACGGGGCATCAGCGCGTACGTGGCAGCGCAGGACGCCTCGCCGCAGCAGAAAGTGTCCCGTGCTTTCGCCACACGCCTGTTAGCTGACATCACGCGGAACACGGGGGCACCCAGCAGAGGGGTGAAGGAGATGGAGTACACGGTGCTGACCAAAGCCAAGGTGCCTGCAGTGCTGCTCAACGTCGGCTTCGCGACCAACGCAGGAGATGGGGGTAGGCTAACGAACCCGGCTGATCAGCAGCGGCTGAGTGCCAGCGTGGTACGCGCCATCCAGGCGACGCTGCAGTCTCCCTGA